Proteins from a genomic interval of Stenotrophomonas maltophilia:
- the bioD gene encoding dethiobiotin synthase translates to MPLPTPLPPALFVTGTDTEIGKTAASTALLHALRRRGLRAVGMKPVASGSEDLGQGLRNEDALALQAASWPVPDYADLNPYALRQPLAPELAAAEDGVQVELAPIVAAFERLRAQADIVVVEGVGGWLAPVSATLDQLDLVRALRLPVLLVVGMRLGCVNHARLTAQSLQASGVECLGWIGNHIDPAMQRQDENIATLQQRLPMPCWGRLPHLPGADGQILSTHLLD, encoded by the coding sequence ATGCCGTTGCCCACCCCGCTGCCGCCAGCCCTCTTCGTTACCGGCACCGATACCGAGATCGGCAAGACCGCGGCAAGCACCGCGCTGCTGCATGCGCTGCGCCGGCGTGGCCTGCGCGCGGTCGGCATGAAGCCGGTGGCCAGCGGCAGCGAGGATCTGGGACAGGGCCTGCGCAACGAGGACGCGCTGGCGCTGCAGGCAGCCAGCTGGCCGGTGCCGGACTACGCCGATCTGAATCCGTATGCGCTGCGGCAGCCGCTGGCACCGGAGCTGGCCGCTGCCGAGGACGGCGTGCAGGTGGAGCTGGCGCCGATCGTGGCCGCGTTCGAACGCCTGCGCGCGCAGGCCGACATCGTGGTAGTGGAGGGCGTCGGTGGTTGGCTGGCGCCGGTCTCGGCCACGCTGGACCAGCTCGACCTGGTGCGCGCACTGCGGTTGCCGGTGCTGCTGGTGGTGGGCATGCGGCTGGGCTGCGTCAACCATGCGCGGCTGACCGCGCAGTCGCTGCAGGCCAGTGGCGTGGAGTGCCTGGGCTGGATCGGCAACCACATCGACCCGGCGATGCAGCGCCAGGATGAAAACATCGCAACGCTGCAGCAGCGACTGCCGATGCCGTGCTGGGGGCGCTTGCCGCACCTTCCGGGCGCGGATGGCCAGATCCTGAGCACGCATCTGCTCGATTGA
- a CDS encoding PLP-dependent aminotransferase family protein: MDTDDQSAMIPPRYQRLSDELAEAIHGGRLPVGSRLPSLRQMASQRRLSLNTVIAAYRQLEDAGLVIPRPKAGFEVAPRLSVPERSLRDVPSAPTAPLQQVLMARVLEAQRRPGVIDLAFAGPRGRQFYPGAQLAKHTAQVLRHGQQTVETYARPNGSPRLLAQIVRRGPRMGLHTHAGRLLLTHGAMEALQLALRAVTQPGDAVGIEAPSYFNLYPLLANLGLQAIELPTHPQQGLDVDALDTLLEHTSLAALVVMPTVHNPLGCTMPMDAKQRLAELVNARQLPLIEDAVYAELQFCEPPAPLLKAFDRDGWVMVVGGFSKTLAPDYRIGWLDGGRFAERIALLKFQSTGGEPQLLGDAVAAYLEAGSYEHHLHRMRRLYREQVGRLRQLVAEHFPAGTRATEPQGGFLLWLELPGIDTRELFERALQEDIVFMPGQVYSRGARYRHCLRLSCCQTLDARFIGAVERLGAIARELASAAR, encoded by the coding sequence ATGGATACAGATGACCAGAGCGCGATGATCCCGCCCCGCTACCAACGGCTGTCCGACGAACTGGCCGAGGCCATTCACGGCGGTCGCCTTCCGGTTGGCAGCCGCCTGCCCTCGCTGCGGCAGATGGCCTCACAACGCAGGCTCAGCCTCAACACGGTGATTGCCGCCTATCGCCAGCTGGAAGACGCTGGTCTGGTGATTCCCCGGCCCAAGGCCGGCTTCGAGGTCGCGCCACGACTGTCGGTGCCGGAACGCTCGTTGCGCGATGTGCCCTCGGCACCCACTGCACCGCTGCAGCAGGTGTTGATGGCGCGCGTGCTTGAGGCGCAGCGCCGCCCGGGCGTGATCGATCTGGCGTTCGCCGGCCCGCGCGGTCGCCAGTTCTACCCCGGCGCGCAGCTGGCCAAGCACACCGCGCAGGTACTACGCCATGGCCAGCAGACGGTGGAGACCTACGCGCGCCCGAATGGTTCGCCGCGGCTGCTGGCGCAGATCGTGCGCCGCGGTCCGCGCATGGGCCTGCACACCCACGCCGGGCGCCTGCTGCTGACCCACGGTGCAATGGAAGCGCTGCAGCTGGCATTGCGTGCGGTGACCCAACCCGGCGACGCGGTCGGCATCGAGGCACCGTCCTACTTCAATCTGTACCCGTTGCTGGCCAACCTCGGCCTGCAGGCCATCGAACTGCCCACCCATCCGCAGCAGGGCCTGGATGTCGATGCGCTGGACACGCTGCTGGAGCACACATCGCTGGCCGCGCTGGTGGTGATGCCGACCGTGCACAACCCGCTGGGCTGCACCATGCCGATGGATGCCAAGCAACGCCTCGCCGAGCTGGTCAATGCACGCCAACTGCCGTTGATCGAGGATGCGGTGTACGCCGAGCTGCAGTTCTGCGAGCCGCCGGCGCCGCTGCTGAAGGCGTTTGATCGCGACGGCTGGGTGATGGTGGTCGGCGGCTTTTCCAAGACGCTGGCGCCGGACTATCGCATCGGCTGGCTCGATGGTGGCCGCTTCGCCGAACGCATCGCACTGCTGAAGTTCCAGTCCACCGGTGGTGAGCCGCAGCTGCTGGGTGACGCGGTGGCGGCCTATCTGGAAGCGGGCAGCTACGAGCACCACCTGCATCGCATGCGTCGCCTGTATCGCGAACAGGTCGGACGGCTGCGCCAGCTGGTGGCCGAGCACTTCCCGGCGGGCACCCGCGCCACTGAACCGCAGGGCGGCTTCCTGCTGTGGCTGGAACTGCCGGGCATCGATACGCGCGAACTGTTTGAGCGTGCGCTGCAGGAGGACATCGTGTTCATGCCCGGCCAGGTGTATTCACGTGGCGCGCGGTATCGCCATTGCCTGCGGCTGTCGTGCTGCCAGACGCTGGATGCGCGCTTCATTGGGGCGGTGGAGCGGCTGGGCGCGATCGCGCGGGAGCTGGCGTCTGCAGCACGGTAG
- the msrA gene encoding peptide-methionine (S)-S-oxide reductase MsrA produces the protein MKLSFEQGVAAGVAGLVATALIAGVLLVDHGAIAAPVEASAQTGALPAPSGDAAFRDDATHASVVFAGGCFWGVQGVFQHVKGVSNAVSGYIGGSAANARYERVSSGQTGHAEAVKIDYDPRQVSYGQLLQVFFSVAHDPTQLNRQGPDHGSQYRSAIFTDDARQQAASRAYIAQLGQAGSYRAPIVTQLVSGQRFYPAESYHQNYMTNYPQAAYIRYYDAPKLAALGRQFPALYRRDAALVPMR, from the coding sequence ATGAAACTCTCCTTTGAACAGGGCGTTGCTGCCGGTGTTGCAGGCCTGGTGGCCACGGCATTGATCGCCGGTGTGCTGCTGGTTGACCACGGCGCCATCGCGGCACCGGTCGAAGCCAGCGCACAGACCGGCGCGCTGCCAGCACCCAGCGGCGATGCCGCGTTCCGCGATGACGCCACCCACGCCAGCGTGGTGTTTGCCGGTGGCTGCTTCTGGGGGGTGCAGGGCGTGTTCCAGCACGTCAAGGGCGTGAGCAATGCCGTCTCCGGTTATATCGGCGGCAGCGCCGCCAACGCGCGTTACGAACGGGTCAGCAGCGGCCAGACCGGCCATGCCGAGGCGGTGAAGATCGACTATGACCCGCGCCAGGTCAGCTACGGGCAGTTGCTGCAGGTGTTCTTCTCGGTGGCACACGACCCGACCCAGCTCAACCGCCAGGGGCCGGACCACGGCAGCCAGTACCGGTCGGCGATCTTCACTGACGACGCCCGCCAGCAGGCGGCCAGCCGCGCCTACATCGCCCAGCTCGGCCAGGCCGGCAGCTACCGCGCGCCGATCGTCACCCAGCTGGTCAGCGGCCAGCGCTTCTACCCGGCCGAGAGCTACCACCAGAACTACATGACGAACTACCCGCAGGCGGCCTACATCCGCTACTACGACGCACCGAAGCTGGCCGCGCTGGGCAGGCAGTTCCCGGCGTTGTACCGGCGCGATGCGGCGCTGGTGCCGATGCGGTAA